Proteins co-encoded in one Methylomonas albis genomic window:
- a CDS encoding PepSY domain-containing protein, with protein sequence MKKSLNWLLYETHRWLGVVLALFMFFWFFTGIAIIYSTPTTQSRSQQLAHAESLAPEAGWLSLGEVWERSAEQRKLFAAQHQSKPANMGEHGGQAKAEEAGNGAEAAVGIADAHLVRHHDEPFWLVEDTKGARFALSALDGSLRETLVEQALRIADDWFKREGINQNLQVVETVESPIILRNQEALRPFHRVASDDGDELLISARTGEVLHASTRVDRAFYYAGNWLHLFKPLEAIGLGQYRHDVQLWSGLGATIACITGLIIGWLRWRPGFNGKPTYSQGRTQPYREFWFKWHFWSGLIGGTVALSWALSGFIDTNPGKLFSEANPTRQELNRYLGKVLPDAMRNWQPGQLNTAQGKDIVELAWRRLGGDAVLLAYGRDGQRLPQAVDGAVQQFNKVSVTEAILRVSQDTPIASQELLDDYDSYYYPRHHQSLVEKPLPVVVVELADAAGTRFYLDPQDGRLLAKLDRSRRVYRWLYSGLHHWDFGWLYHRPIWDAWMLTWVGFGLVLGASSLVVGWKRLVKTFKPKKRKVAGPQSVLELATETRN encoded by the coding sequence AGCCTAGCACCGGAAGCAGGCTGGTTGAGCTTGGGCGAAGTCTGGGAGCGCAGTGCCGAGCAGCGCAAGCTGTTTGCCGCGCAACATCAATCCAAGCCTGCCAACATGGGTGAACATGGCGGTCAGGCAAAAGCCGAGGAGGCTGGTAATGGCGCCGAAGCGGCTGTTGGTATAGCCGATGCCCACTTGGTAAGGCATCACGATGAGCCGTTTTGGCTGGTGGAAGATACCAAAGGCGCGCGTTTTGCGCTTTCCGCACTGGACGGCAGCTTGCGCGAAACTTTGGTGGAGCAGGCGCTACGCATCGCCGACGACTGGTTCAAACGCGAGGGTATTAATCAGAATTTGCAAGTAGTGGAAACGGTCGAATCGCCCATTATTCTGCGCAATCAGGAGGCTTTGCGACCGTTTCATCGGGTGGCTAGCGACGACGGCGACGAATTGTTGATTTCGGCGCGTACCGGCGAAGTCCTGCATGCCTCGACCCGTGTCGATAGGGCGTTTTACTACGCCGGCAATTGGCTGCATTTATTCAAACCACTGGAGGCCATTGGCTTGGGGCAATATCGCCACGACGTGCAACTGTGGTCCGGATTGGGCGCGACCATCGCGTGCATCACCGGTTTGATTATCGGGTGGCTGCGCTGGCGGCCGGGTTTTAACGGCAAGCCCACGTACTCGCAAGGCCGCACGCAACCGTACCGGGAGTTTTGGTTTAAATGGCATTTCTGGAGCGGTTTGATCGGCGGGACCGTGGCGCTGTCCTGGGCGCTGAGCGGATTTATCGACACTAATCCCGGCAAATTATTTTCCGAAGCCAATCCGACTCGGCAAGAGCTGAACAGATATTTGGGCAAGGTGTTACCCGACGCGATGCGTAATTGGCAGCCCGGCCAGCTTAATACGGCTCAGGGTAAGGACATTGTTGAATTGGCTTGGCGGCGCTTGGGCGGCGATGCGGTGTTATTGGCCTACGGCCGCGATGGTCAGAGATTGCCGCAAGCGGTGGATGGGGCGGTTCAGCAATTCAATAAGGTTTCGGTAACCGAGGCGATTTTACGTGTGTCGCAAGATACGCCCATCGCCAGCCAGGAATTGCTGGACGACTACGACAGCTATTATTATCCCCGCCATCATCAAAGCTTGGTGGAAAAGCCCTTGCCGGTGGTCGTGGTAGAGCTGGCTGACGCAGCCGGCACCCGGTTTTATCTGGACCCGCAAGACGGTCGCTTACTCGCCAAATTGGATCGCAGCCGCAGAGTTTATCGCTGGCTGTATTCGGGATTGCATCATTGGGATTTCGGTTGGCTGTATCACCGGCCGATCTGGGATGCCTGGATGTTGACCTGGGTGGGTTTCGGTTTGGTACTGGGCGCCAGTTCGCTGGTGGTCGGTTGGAAAAGGCTGGTCAAAACCTTTAAACCGAAAAAGCGCAAGGTGGCCGGACCGCAGTCGGTGCTGGAACTGGCTACGGAAACCCGTAATTAA